The Altererythrobacter sp. H2 genomic sequence TCCGTGAAATCGAAAAAAGGACGATTTCACGCAAGTCTGGGAGGGGGCGTGGGCAGCTTTGCCAGGAACGCCCGATGCCCGCTCGTCCGGAACCCGGCGAGGATGGGTGCATGATAGGCGACCAGTTCGAACGCGGGCGCGCCGAGCGGAGCCAGGGCGGAACACATCGCGACACAGCACTGCGTCATCGCACCGGGCTCGTCGTCCCTGCCGGGTTCCTCGTCGCCGCAATGCCCTGTTTGAGCCATCTCGCGATGATCCATCGGCGTCGCCGCCATAGCCATGCCCGACTGCATCGCCAGCGGTGCGATCAGCATGGCCAGCGCTGCCAGTATGAGATGAAGACGACGGAGCATTACCGAAATGTCCTAGGCCCGGGGGTTAACAGGGTCAATTTTCTTGTGGAGCCAAAGGTACGCGCGTCGTTTCCGCGTTTGCCCTTATGCGCCCGCATCATCCCACGGACTCAAGGTCATCGAGGATGGGGCAGTCGGGCATTTGGTCGCCGTGACACTCGGCGGCCAGGCGCTCGAGCGATCGGCGCATCGAATCCAGCTGCCGAGACTTGGACTTCAATTCGGCCGCACGGGCGAGAGCAAGTGCCTTGACTTCCGCACTGGCGCGGCTGCGATCCTGCCAGAGTCCCAGCAGCTGCCGTATTTCCTCGATACCGAAGCCGAGATCGCGAGCCCGTCCGATGAAAGCGAGCGTGTGAACGTCTGTCCGATCATAGTCCCGGTATCCCGAATCTCTCCTTGGGGCAGCAGTGATCAAACCCACCTTCTCGTAATGCCGGATCATCCGCTGGCTCACGCCTGACGCGTTCGAGGCTTCGCCGATCTTCACAAGTGGATGCTCCGCAACCGCAGCGAATTGCCGATGACCGCCACCGAACTGAACGCCATCGCCGCACCTGCGATGATCGGACTCAGCAGGAGGCCGAACCACGGGTACAGAACCCCGGCCGCGATGGGCACGCCGGCGGCGTTGAACACGAACGAGAAGAACAGGTTCTGCCGGATATTCGCCATGGTCGCGCGGCTGAGCTTGCGCGCGCGGACGATGCCCCGCAGATCGCCCTGCACCAGGGTGATCGCCGCGCTTTCCATCGCCACGTCGGTGCCCGTGCCCATCGCAATGCCGACATCGGCGGCTGCGAGAGCAGGAGCGTCGTTGATACCATCCCCCGCCATCGCCACACGCCGCCCTGCGCGACGAAGCTCCTCCACCTTCGCCTGCTTCTGCTGCGGAAGGACATCGGCCATCACCTCGTCGATCCCGACCCGGCGGGCGACCGCTTCGGCCGTCCGGCGATTGTCGCCGGTCATCATGACGACGTGGATGCCGCTCTGGCGGAGCTCCGCGACGGCCTCGGCAGCGCTGTCCTTGATCGGATCTGCCACCACCACGATGCCGGCCAGCCTCCCGTCGATAGCGACGAACATGACGCCTTCGCCCTCGGACCGATGCTGGTCTGCCTGACTTTCGAGCGGGCCGGTGTTTGCTCCGATCGTTTCAAGGAGGGCTGCGTTGCCCAACGCGACACGGCGTCCATCCACCTCCCCGGTTACGCCCTTGCCAGTGACCGAGGCGAAATCGGAACTCTCCGGCAGCACGATCCCCCGATCGTTCGCGCCTTCGACGATCGCCGCAGCCAGTGGATGCTCGCTGCCGCGCTCCAGCGCCGCGGCGAGGCGGAGGACCTCGTTCTCGTCGAAGCCATCCGCCGGCTGGATTTTGACCAGCTTCGGCTTGCCGACCGTCAGGGTGCCGGTCTTGTCGACGACCAGCGTATCGATCCTTTCGGTAAGTTCGAGCGCTTCGGCGTTCTTGACCAGTACTCCGGATGTCGCCCCCCGGCCGGTTCCCACCATGATCGACATCGGCGTCGCCAGACCCAGCGCACAGGGACACGCGATGATGAGGACCGCCACCGCATTGACCAGGGCGTGCGCGGCGCGCGGCTCGGGTCCGACGAAATTCCAGACGATGAAGGTAGCGATGGCGATCAGGACCACACCCGGGACGAACCAGCCGGAGACCCTGTCCGCAAGCGCTTGGATCGGTGCACGCGAACGCTGCGCGTCGGCCACCATGCGGACGATCTGCGAGAGCATGGTATCGCGTCCAACGCGATCGGCGCGCATGACCAGACCGCCGGTACCATTCACCGTGGCGCCGGTGACCCGGTCGCCTTCCCCCTTCTCGACCGGAACGGGCTCGCCGCTGATCATCGACTCATCGATCGAGCTCCTGCCCTCGACCACGATGCCGTCGACCGGCACCTTCTCGCCGGGTCGGATGCGCAGAAGATCGCCGACCTGGACGAGGTCCAGCTCGACGTCCTCGTCGTTACCGTCGGAGTTGACCTTTCGGGCTGTCTTGGGAGCCAGGCCGAGCAAGGCGCGGATCGCCTTTCCGGTGGCGGAGCGCGCGCGCAGCTCGAGAACCTGACCGAGCAGCACGAGCGTGGTGATGACGGCCGCGGCCTCGAAATAGACCGGCACCATGCCGCCCATCGTCCGGAGCGCTGGAGGAAAAATCTGTGGCGCGACGGTCGCGACCACGCTGTAGCCGAACGCGACCCCGACGCCGAGCCCGATCAGCGTGAACATATTGAGGTTGCGGGTTCGCAGCGACTGCCAGAACCGCTCGAAGAACGGCCAGCCGCCCCACAGGACGACCGGCGCCGCGAGCACCAGCTGCACCCATTGGGACATACGTATGGGCATTACTTCCCAGCCGACTAGCTCCATCAGGACGACCAGAACGACAAGCGGGACGCTGAACGCGGCGCTCACCCAGAAGCGCCGCGTCATGTCTATGAGTTCGGGGTTCGGGCCTTCCTCCAGCGTCGGCTCGAGGGGCTCCAACGCCATGCCGCAGATGGGGCAGGTGCCGGGACCGTCCTGGCGGATTTGGAGATGCATGGGGCAGGTCCAGATCGTGCCGGCGGGCACGTCCGACAGATTGGCCTTCGTAGCTCCCGAAGCCGCGCCGGAAAGGTAGCCCTCCGGATTGGCGCTGAACTTTGCCAGACAACTCGCACTGCAGAACCAGTAGGGTTTTCCGTCGAGCTCGAACCGGTGAGGGCTGGTTCGGCTATCCACCTTCATGCCGCAGACGGGGTCAGTCGTCATGCCGTGCTCGTGTCCGCCCTGCGGGGCCGCGCGCGAACCATGCGTGCAGTCGTGGTGATGATGGTTCTCGTGCATGTCCGGCTCCTTCAGAACGAATCGGTATGCGCGACCTTATGGTGTCTGACATCATGTCAGGGTCAAGCGGATCCGCCAGTGGTGGTTGAACAGGGATGGAGATGTTGCTGGAGCCGCGTTTCTTTGGACCTTTCATAACAAGCAAATGGCTGAAAATACCTCGATGGTTGGCGCGCGATGAAAGCTGGGTAATCACATATTGGTCTGATCGGGCGGTACATCCGCGGGAAGCTCAGCCGCACCGTCAGCGAAGGCTGGCAGGTCGAGATCTGGGCCGACGTTGTAGCTCGTCATCGACAGCGACCCCAGTGAATATCCCTCGATGAATGACTGGGAACGCCCTTCCGCGGCCGCCAGGCCCGCCGTGTAGAGCAGCGGAAGGTAGTGATCGGGTGTCGGCACGGCCTTTGCAAAGTCAGGATGCTCGCCGAGCTTCAGAATGCCTGAAGGATCGTCGGCCATTTGGGCGCGTACGGCCTCGTCGAACCGCTGTGCCCAATCGGCTCCTGCGGTGGGCTGATTCCATTGCACCAGCCTAAGGTTATGGACGACGTTGCCGCTCGACAGGATGAGCACACCCTTATCGCGCAGAGAATTCAGCCGTGCGCCAAGCTCGAGGTGATAGGAGAACGGCTGCGAGGCGTTGATCGACAGCTGTAGAACCGGGACGTCCGCCTTGGGATAGAGGTGCGCCAGAACACTCCAGGTTCCGTGATCGAGGCCCCACTCTTCCTGGTCCAGCCCCACCCACTCCGGCCTGACCGCCTCCACGACTTCCTGCGCGACATCGGGGGCTCCACTCGCGGGGTACTGGAAGTCGAACAGCGGCTGGGGAAAGCCGAAGAAGTCGTGGATCGTGCGTGGCCGGGCCATGGCGGTCACCGCGGTCGCCCCGATGTACCAATGAGCCGATACGACCAGGATGGCGCGCGGGCGCGGCAATCGCTCGCCCAGCGCGCGCCAGGCCTGCGTGTATCCGTTGAGCTCAAGCGTGTTCATGGGGCTGCCATGGCCGATGAACAGGGCGGGCATCCTGTTCACTGGCCGACTCCCAGGGTGACCACCGCCATCAACACCGGCAGACTAACCAAGGCGGCCGAAAACCAGGCCAGGTCCCACTTGTCGCTCTTATCCATGTGACGTCTCCTCACGGCTGACATTGCGATCGATCCATGCGGCGAACGCGTCGATGAAGGTCTGGAAGAAGGCCTCGGTGTCCTTCGCGGCGAGATCGCCTCGGTCGTCGAACATCGCGCCGGCGCCGCCGATATACGCCTCCGGCTGCTGTAGGACCGGCATGTCGAGGAACACCAGCGACTGGCGCAAGTGATGGTTGGCGCCAAAGCCGCCTACTGCTCCTTGCGACAGGCTCATCACCGCCGCCGGCTTTCCGGCAAACACGCTGGCGCCGTAGGGTCGCGATCCGACGTCGATGGCGTTCTTGAGCGCGCCGGGGACCGAGCGGTTGTATTCCGGCGTGACGAACAGCACGGCATCGCTTGCCTTGACCTGGGATCGGAAGCGCTCCCACGGGGCCGGGGCGCCGCCTGCCTCGACATCTTCGTCGTAGAGCGGCAGGTCGCCGATCTCGACGATTTCGAGTTCGACGCCGTCCGGCGCAAGCCCGGCCAGCGCGTGCGCTGCCTTGCGGTTGAGCGAATCCTTACGGAGGCTGCCGACGATCACGGCTACTTTACGGGTCTGGGTCATTTGGAATTCTCCTGATTTGAAATGGGTGCCGGTGAGCGGCAGCGGGGGGTGGGCGCCACTCACCGGCGGGCCGATCATCACGCCAAAACGTCAGCGTGCGTCGACCAGAACCAGTTCACTGTCTTCCAGCGCTGTTACCTCGATCCGTGCGAGCCCGGTGATCGCGGCGCCGTCACGCGCGTTGACCTCCACCTCGTCGATGCGAACCTTGCCCGTCGCCGGCACCAGATACAGATGCCGGTCGGGCGCTGCCTCGTACGTCACGGTTTCGCCCGCCTTGATAGTGGCGCCGAGCACGCGGGCCTGCGCCCTGATCGGCAAGCTGTCGCTGTCTTCCTCGATGCCGGATGCGAGGGTCACGAACTGGCCGTCCCGATCATCCTTCGGAAAGGGCCGTGCGCCCCAGCTGGGCTGGCCTCCGCGTTCATCGGGGATGATCCATATCTGGAAGATCTGCGTGGCCTCATCCTCGTGGTTGTATTCCGAATGCGTCACGCCGCTTCCGGCCGACATCACCTGCACGTCGCCGGCTTCAGTCCGGCCGGTGTTGCCCAGGCTGTCCTGGTGGGTGATCGCGCCCTTCCGGACGTAGGTGATGATTTCCATGTCGCGGTGGGGGTGCGGCGGAAAGCCGGACCGGGGCGCGATGGTGTCGTCGTTCCACACCCGCAGCTGGCCCCAGTTGGTCCGCGCAGGATCGCGGTAGTCGGCGAACGCGAAGTGGTGGCGGGCGTCGAGCCAGCCATGATCGGCCGCGCCGAGACCCGCAAACGGTCGAACTTCTATCATCGTCATTCTCCTGAATGTCTTGTCGAAGCCGATATGGGCCTTGCGGCCATTCAGGATAAGCGGGATAAAGTGGTTCGAAATGATCAGGAAAATCGAACAATGGACGTTGGAAGCCCGACCGTCGACCAGCTCAGGATTTTCCTCGCGGTAGCTGAGCACGGCAGCTTCAATCAGGCCGCCAAGAAGCTGGGCCGCGCGCTATCGGTTGTCAGCTACGGCATCGCAGCACTGGAGCTTCAGCTTGGAGTGAAGGTGTTCGATCGTGAAGGCTCACGGCGTCCCAAACTGACCGATCCCGGACGCGCGCTGCTGGCGGACGCGCGGGCGGTCATCGATGAGGTCGACGGAATGGTGGCGCGGGCGCGCAGCGTCCGGCAGGGGCTAGAGACCGAACTCGCGCTGGCGGTCGACGTGATGGTGCCGAGCACCGCGTCGCACGGCTTCTCTCCAGCCACATCGAGGAACTCGAACGCAAGGATGCTCTGCTCGGCGATGTCTTTGCTAGTGGCCAAGGAGGTCTTCATGGCTAACGAGGCCCCCGTCGATGCGACCGAGCGCCGGCGGCTCACAAGGCTCATCCGCCTCCCCGAGGTGCAAGATCGCGTCGGACTGGGCCGTTCTACGATCTACCGATGGATGGCCGAGGGGAAGTTTCCCAAACCTGTGCAACTGGGTGGGTTCACTGTCGCCTGGCCGGAACACGAGATTGTAGAATGGATAGCCGGTCAGATGGGCAGGCGCGATCGAGGGCCCGGCTAAGCCACGCTTTCCCAGCATGTATCGGGCACCATCATCGCGCGCACGGTGATGCGAATTGAGGGGGTGGGGGTGCAGGCGCGCAAGCTCAGGCGAGGAAAACAGTCTGAACCGGCTCGTGCTTGGTGATCGAGATCATGGCGAACAACCGCCTTAACGCGTCGATTGCCGAGACACCGGTTTTGGCCCGCCCGGTTCCGAATTTCCCGGGTACCCCCTGCTCGGTGACGAAGGCGACCGTGTACACTTGATCCGTTTGCACCTCGGCTGATCCTGCAAACAATCGGTCAATACGCCGCCCACTGGGATTTTCCGCTTTCAGAAAGAGCTTCAGGCCCAGCATTCTCTTCACGTATCCTCCCATTTGTCCAAACGGATCAGCCGAGAAGGTGCGCTCGAGATTCTCTTCGATCATCGTGCGAATCTCCGCACCGGTCAGCTGGACCGTCATAACTTCGGGATTGGTCGGGATGATGTTCCACAGGTCATTGAGCGTGACGGGTCCGGGCGCAATCGGCGCTCCGTATCGCCAGCCATTCGAGAATGCGAGGTCGGTTCCGCCGACCCCGGCGATTGCCCGCAGGAGAATGTCGTCCATAGAGGACTGCGCCATCGCGTAGCGATGCAGGGGCTTGTCGATATGTCCCACCACTTCCGACATTTGGACCCGCTCCGGAGCGAGCGCATCTTCCACCATCGCTGCGACTTTGGCATCGTCGGCAAGGCTGTCATCGATTGGGATAAGTTCGTGGCGATGCGAGGCGACGCGGCCTGCTTCGACCTCTAGATCGAGCCGGCCGACGAACGAGCCGTGGCAGCCGGACTGGAAGATGATCGCGCCGTTTTCGACAATCGCCTCATGCATGCGGTTGTGCGTATGGCCGCTGACGATGACGTCAATTCCGTCGGTTTCACGGGCCAGTTTGACGTCCTGCGGAAACCCGAGGTGTGATAGCACGACCACAAGATCCACGCCCTCCGAGTCGCGCAGGTGCCGGATAGTGCCGGGCAACTCCTCGTTGCCGATCGTGAAACGGACGCCCTCGCTAAAGGCTCGCGGCATAGTCTTGTCGACGATCGGGCACGCAATCCCGACGATCCCGACACGCAGACCGCCGCGTTCCACAATGCGCCACGGTGCGAGCAGCAGAGAGCCGTTGTCTTTCCGGTAGCAGTTGATCGCGAGCATGGGGTAATCGAGCTTGGCTGCAAGATCGCACACCCCTGTGGGTGTGTAAGCGAACTCCCAGTGGACGGTCATCGCATCGATCTTCAATGCGTTCATCATCGGAACCAGGGCATGGCCGCGCGAAGCGACCGCGACATGGGTACCGTGGAACGTGTCGCCGTTGTCGAGCGCGATCACCGCGCCCCCGGTGACCTGCCTTACCCGATCGAAGAGCGTCGCGATGCGGGCGAGGCCACCGAGTTCGATGAATGTCCACTCACCCCCTTCGCGCACCAGTTCGCGATGCGGTTCGATGTAACCGTGAAGGTCGTTGAGCTGAAGAAGGGTCAGGCTGCGCCGCATCGAATGATCTCTTTCAATGATGTCGAAAACTTTCAACGAACACGGAGTCAGACAGCGCGTGCCGAGCGGAACGCTGACTTGAACTCGTCAAGGCTGAGGGCGCCATTCACCAGACGGTGGCCGATCAGGTAGGCTGGCGTTCCCGCCAAACCCAGCGTGAACGCCTCGATACGGGTGTGTGCGATCGCGCGGTCGATGGCTTGTCGCTGCGAGGCGAGGTCGGTTTCAATCTGCGCCCAATTGCCGCCAACCGCTTCTGCTACTTCCCGCAGCACCGTATCCTCGAGACGTCGTGGCTCTGCCATCAGCGCCTGATGGAAGTCGGAATAAATTCCCTGCCAGTCGCTCGCCAGCGCGACGCGCGCGGAGCGTTCGGAGAGCGCGCCAAAGATCGGCCATTCCTTGTAGATCAACATTACCTCACCATCCTCCCCGACGGCCTCGTGAAGAGCGGGGCTTGCAAAACGGCACGCAGGGCATTGATAGTCGCCGAACACGACGACAGCGAGAGTGGCATCAGGCGGCCCAGCGCGAGGGGCATCGGGGTCCTGAAGCGCCGCTTGCGCGGTCGGATTGGCCGCGACATCGACGCCCAATGGTGTCAGTCCGCGCAGAATCGCGCTTGCGCCCCATCCCCCCAGTGCCACCAGTGCGAGCTGCGCGAGGTGCCGCCGGGACAGTCCGGCCTCAGCCACAGGCAGTTCTCCCGCGCCCGAGTGGTGCAAAACCAACCCAAACACCCTCTGCGGCCAGCGGCGCGACGTCGCTTCGACAAACGTTGTGGGTCGAGGAACGGGCCGCAGGCCTTTTGGCGTCCAGACGAGCCGCGCGCTCAGTCGAAATGCTCTGGAGGAACGAGCTGTCGTCAGGGATCAAGGCACTACTTCCAGCTTGGGTGGGAAGATAACCGGCAAGCGCCGATGTCTAATGGTCACGGGCTCCACCCACGAGGAACAGGCCGGCGCGGACGAACAGCGCTGGAAGGAGGCTGTGCAGCTGCATGTGCTGGGCAATCCGCGGCGCCAGGTGCCGCGTGGGAAAGGGCTGCTTCGGGCAGAAAACTGATGTTTGGCGCAAACACTCAGCCGAGGTCGCAGCCAAATCTTACCCCAGCCTTAGCTCCTCGGCGTCGGCGCTTGTTTGGTAGCAACACCATGGCCTCGTCCGCCTACCACATCGCTCGACCGGTATTGGCCCATAACCATTCCCCAGCTCGTTCGACGTTCGCACGATTATGCAAGGGTTTGTCGCCGCCTCGATCCATTAATCGGCAATCAGGGCAAAGCCTCGCAACTGCAATGTCGCAACCGTCGTCAGCGCTGCCAAATCGATCGTCACCGTCGGAGCCACGTCGGATGCCGCGATCTTCTGGGCATGCAGTGCCTGGCCGCAGACGTGAATCTGCGCGCCTGCAGCTTCGAGTTCGGCAATCAAGGCCAGGTTCGGGTTATCCATTGCGAACCGGCTGCGATACGCGGTGTGGGCCACGATGGCGGATGTGGCCGGGCCATGAATGACCGCCACGATGTTGCCGCCAGGGGGTCGGACGCTTTTGGTCGCGAGCAGGTTGAGAAAACGGGCGACCTTCCCGAGCGAGGGATGCGGGGCGCTTGAGTCCGTGGCTGCTGCGCTTATGTCGAACACGACGCGATAGTCGATCGCGGGGTCCGGCTGGTTCGCCGCGTCGGGAAGCGAGACGACCGCGCCGTAATGCGGAACCGGTAAGGCTGGCGGTGTCTCGGCCTCGATTGGCGATGCGAACAGGGCACCGGTTGCCGCCAACATACAGGCCAAAGCTCTCATCGCCGCGCCCTCTCATGTCCGTGCGCTTCGGATGGTGAGCGCCACCCGTGGCGGCGAAATATGTCAGCCCCCGTCTTGCTCGCGAGAAAAGCCGTGAAGGCCTGTGCCTCGGCTCTTTGATCGCTCGAGGTGGTCGTCGCCACCGCCATCGGGCGATACAGCACGATGTCGCGCTCGATCGCCACCTGGTCGGCAATCGCCGGATTGGCGGTCTGCCAGATCCCCCAGATTATCCAGGCGTCGATCCCGGGCTCGGCAATCCATTTCTCCCGCGCCTCGGCGCTGTTGGCCGCGAAGACACCAATCCTCGGGCGGAGCTTCCGGAGAAAACCTATTCCGCCGGCGCGGCTGGCCAGATCTTCCCACAACCCGTCCTGGCCCGCGCCCTCGACGACCATGACGTCGAGATCGCCACGCAGAAGATCGCGGAATCCTTTGATCTTCGCCGGATTGCCCTTGCGGACGAGGATGGCCGCAGGACGATCGTAGAGCGGCTGCACATCGGTTTGGCGCAGGGCGGTTGGCAGTGCGCGCACGAAGTCCGTCATCATCGTATCCGATCCGCTGAAGATCACGTCGGCGTCCTTGCGCGCGTTCTCGATCCATTGCGGGGTGGGGCCGCTCACGACCTCGATATCGATACCGGTGTCCTTCTCGAACTGCGCGGCCGCCTCGCGTACCGCCGGCGCAGGGCCGCCCGGACCATAGACCTTCACCTGCGCGGCAGCCGGGGTTGTGATCAAAGCGGCTACAACCGCTGTGGCGAGCAGATACTTCATATCGGCTTCCTCTCGTTACGGACGTTCTCGATCAACGAAGCAGTTGCAACTTCGGGGCCTGCGGTGCGGCGGGGCACGGTGTCTTGGGGATCGATCATCCGGGAGTCCCCGCCAGTTCGACCAGCATGTCGCTCGACAGCACTTGCGGCAGCTCGCGCAGTTCACCCGACTTTGTCGCAAACAGATAATAGGGAATCGAATTACGGCCCTGCTTGGCAAGGAAACGCGTGATTGCGGGGTCCCCGCGCGTCCAGTCGCCTTCCATCACCACCACACCGGCCTTCTCGAAGGCTGCCCTGGTCTGCGGTCGATCGATCGCGATCCGGTCGTTGACCTGGCAGATCAGGCACCAGTCGGCGGTGAAATCGACGAACACGGGCGTACCGGCCGCGCGCAACTGTGCGAGCCTCGCCTCGCTGAACGGCTGGCGGCCTTTGGCGGTCGCCACCGATGCGGCCGAGGCCTGCGGGAAATCGACCGACGCGGTGAGGATGACCGCGAGCGCCAGCGGCACGAACGCATGGGATACGCTGACCCCGCGCATCTGGCGCAGGCCCGCCCACCACAATCCCAGTCCGGCCAGTGCAGCGATCGCCAGGCCGATCGTCAATCCATCCACCCCGCTCTGCCGGCCAAGCACCCAGGCAAGACCGAGCGCCGTCGCCAACATCGGCACGGCCAGAATCCGGCGGAAGGTCACCATCCATGTGCCGGGCTTCGGCAGCCAGCGCTGAAGGCGCGGTACCCAGGCGATGAGCAGGAAGGGCAGCGCCATGCCCAGACCCAGGCCTGCGAAGACTGTCAGCGCGGCCAGTGGCGGGAGCACGAGTGCCGCGCCGAGCGCCACGCCCAGGAACGGCCCGCTGCAGGGCGTCGCGATCAGCGCGGCCAGCGCTCCCGTACCGAATGCTCCGACGCCCCCACGCCGATCCATCCAGCCGCCGGCAAGGGACGGGCCACGCAATTCGAACAGGCCCGCCAGGTTGAGTGCGATCGCGAGAGATAGCAGCATCAACAGGAGGATGATGCGCGGATCCTGGAGCTGGAACGACCAGCCGATATCGTGACCCAGCGCCCGGGCGGCAATAAGGATGCCGCCGAGTGCGGTCGTCGTGATCACGCTGCCCGCGAAGTAGGATGTGCCCTCGATGCGGGCGCTGCGGGGATCGGCACCGGACTTCGCCAGGCTGAGAGCCTTGAGCGAGAGGATCGGAAACACGCATGGCATGAGATTGAGAAGCAAACCGCCCAGGATCGCGCCCATGAGCGCGATCCGCAACGTCGTCGGCGCGGTGGTGGATGACCCTGGCATGTCCGGCGCGGACGAGGCCGCAGGGAGCGATACGGGTGCTCCGTTTGCGAATGGGAGGCTATTGCTGTTCGCAGCGCTTTCGGAAGGCGCGGGCGCGGGACCCGCGGTGGCTGGCGCATCGCCGGTTCGAATGGCGTAGCTACGAGTGCCGTCGGATATCACCCCGGTAAACCGCTCGGTAGGTGGCGCCCCCGAGGCGGCGACCGTCACGGCGAGGGCGCCATCGGCGTCGCGGGTGACGCTCTGGGCTGCTCCGGCGTCGAACCAGCCGCTGTCTGCGGGAAAAAGACGGGTGCGCTCGGCATCGAGGTTGCCGGCCCCCGCTATTGCGAAAGTCCATCGGCCCCCCCCGCCCGTCATGCTTGCGGCCGCGGCGTCGCGCCGAGGCAGACTAGCCTCGGCGGCGCGGATGATGGAGCGGCTGTCCGCCTTCGCTTTTCCTCCGCCCGTCACCAGCCGAAGGTCGAACGTCGCGCTCTCCGGTACGCACAAGGTGTCCGAGCACACCAGCCAGGAAAGCTGGGCGCGTATCGGCAAGACCGTGCCGGGCGCCACCGACTTGTCGATCGTGAGGTCGGCGAGCAGGGTGAATGCACCCTTGTGAACGTAGCTGGCGAGCCCGGCGAGCCGCAGCAGCGTCGGTGCGGGATGTTCGAGCTGACCGATCCTCACCCCTGTTGGCAGTGTCCAGTTGGCCTCGACCGACAAACCGCTGTCACCCGGATTGGTCCAATATCCGTGCCATCCGGCTTCGGGTACCATCCGAACGGCGAGGCG encodes the following:
- a CDS encoding protein-disulfide reductase DsbD family protein, with product MSVVASILRYARLLLVVSWLWLALAAVPAAAQPARHLDASIHAQSEEPTPGTTTRLAVRMVPEAGWHGYWTNPGDSGLSVEANWTLPTGVRIGQLEHPAPTLLRLAGLASYVHKGAFTLLADLTIDKSVAPGTVLPIRAQLSWLVCSDTLCVPESATFDLRLVTGGGKAKADSRSIIRAAEASLPRRDAAAASMTGGGGRWTFAIAGAGNLDAERTRLFPADSGWFDAGAAQSVTRDADGALAVTVAASGAPPTERFTGVISDGTRSYAIRTGDAPATAGPAPAPSESAANSNSLPFANGAPVSLPAASSAPDMPGSSTTAPTTLRIALMGAILGGLLLNLMPCVFPILSLKALSLAKSGADPRSARIEGTSYFAGSVITTTALGGILIAARALGHDIGWSFQLQDPRIILLLMLLSLAIALNLAGLFELRGPSLAGGWMDRRGGVGAFGTGALAALIATPCSGPFLGVALGAALVLPPLAALTVFAGLGLGMALPFLLIAWVPRLQRWLPKPGTWMVTFRRILAVPMLATALGLAWVLGRQSGVDGLTIGLAIAALAGLGLWWAGLRQMRGVSVSHAFVPLALAVILTASVDFPQASAASVATAKGRQPFSEARLAQLRAAGTPVFVDFTADWCLICQVNDRIAIDRPQTRAAFEKAGVVVMEGDWTRGDPAITRFLAKQGRNSIPYYLFATKSGELRELPQVLSSDMLVELAGTPG
- a CDS encoding substrate-binding domain-containing protein; its protein translation is MKYLLATAVVAALITTPAAAQVKVYGPGGPAPAVREAAAQFEKDTGIDIEVVSGPTPQWIENARKDADVIFSGSDTMMTDFVRALPTALRQTDVQPLYDRPAAILVRKGNPAKIKGFRDLLRGDLDVMVVEGAGQDGLWEDLASRAGGIGFLRKLRPRIGVFAANSAEAREKWIAEPGIDAWIIWGIWQTANPAIADQVAIERDIVLYRPMAVATTTSSDQRAEAQAFTAFLASKTGADIFRRHGWRSPSEAHGHERARR